A stretch of the Salarias fasciatus chromosome 3, fSalaFa1.1, whole genome shotgun sequence genome encodes the following:
- the LOC115386296 gene encoding uncharacterized protein LOC115386296 isoform X2 has translation MDGHWKKEKKTIASLAFVNPDYEKKVVFSRENFSLCINELTDSDSGVYEALFTDSKYSSHTETHHVTVEGMVPPPVVVVHASNLSAGSCNITVNCSIQDDWATSHCDADGCKTSQTSTHTFNISIFTEKRTAVCRGNNYVSTNHEIVNIDDCFSHQRKPQKHPTSHHILILIMVCCLVCVCVLGLALRCYHHPRRSPAPPKEGQPVQTPSQEEAEVSTPSSCYENAGQPRPTASPTQQPGSLESPTADTIYAFPNVAASAGKRDGRKDTGQENTPSTSQSVTVHETQRPEVDTVYCLLQLPGK, from the exons ATGGATGGTCattggaagaaagaaaaaaaaacaattgcttCTCTTGCATTTGTTAATCCCGACTATGAAAAGAAGGTGGTCTTCAGTCGTGAAAACTTCTCCTTGTGTATAAACGAGCTGACAGATTCAGACTCTGGTGTCTATGAAGCCTTATTCACAGACTCCAAGTACAGTTCACATACAGAAACTCATCATGTTACTGTGGAAG GTATGGTTCCTCCGCCTGTGGTGGTGGTGCATGCCTCCAACCTGTCTGCAGGATCCTGCAACATCACAGTGAACTGCTCTATCCAGGACGACTGGGCGACGTCCCACTGCGACGCAGACGGATGCAAAACGTCCCAGACGTCAACCCACACTTTCAACATCAGCATCTTCACAGAGAAGAGAACTGCTGTCTGCAGAGGAAACAACTATGTCAGCACAAATCATGAAATTGTGAACATAGATGACT GTTTCAGTCATCAGAGGAAACCTCAGAAACACCCCACATCACATCATATACTCATTTTGATCATGGTTTGCTgtttggtctgtgtgtgtgtgctgggtttGGCTCTGAGGTGCTATCACCACCCCCGG AGATCTCCAGCTCCGCCAAAAGAAGGCCAGCCAGTGCAAACACCTTCACAAGAAGAGGCCGAAGTCTCCACGCCTTCTTCCTGCTACGAGAACGCGGGGCAGCCCAGGCCCACTGCCAGCCCCACACAGCAGCCGGGCTCCCTGGAGAGTCCCACGGCCGATACCATCTACGCCTTCCCGAATGTTGCTGCCTCTGCCGGCAAAAGGGACGGCAGGAAAGACACTGGACAGGAGAACACGCCTTCCACTTCACAGTCTGTCACTGTGCATGAGACACAGCGGCCAGAGGTTGACACAGTTTACTGTCTGCTGCAGTTGCCAGGAAAGTGA
- the LOC115386296 gene encoding uncharacterized protein LOC115386296 isoform X1: protein MLLLLLFLSCWIVTGIKGEDPTVKYYGLRNNSVCLRVTKPPPYMDGHWKKEKKTIASLAFVNPDYEKKVVFSRENFSLCINELTDSDSGVYEALFTDSKYSSHTETHHVTVEGMVPPPVVVVHASNLSAGSCNITVNCSIQDDWATSHCDADGCKTSQTSTHTFNISIFTEKRTAVCRGNNYVSTNHEIVNIDDCFSHQRKPQKHPTSHHILILIMVCCLVCVCVLGLALRCYHHPRRSPAPPKEGQPVQTPSQEEAEVSTPSSCYENAGQPRPTASPTQQPGSLESPTADTIYAFPNVAASAGKRDGRKDTGQENTPSTSQSVTVHETQRPEVDTVYCLLQLPGK from the exons atgctccttctccttctttttctgaGCTGTTGGATCGTTACAG GAATCAAAGGGGAGGATCCAACAGTGAAATATTATGGACTAAGAAACAACTCAGTGTGTCTTCGTGTTACCAAGCCACCACCATACATGGATGGTCattggaagaaagaaaaaaaaacaattgcttCTCTTGCATTTGTTAATCCCGACTATGAAAAGAAGGTGGTCTTCAGTCGTGAAAACTTCTCCTTGTGTATAAACGAGCTGACAGATTCAGACTCTGGTGTCTATGAAGCCTTATTCACAGACTCCAAGTACAGTTCACATACAGAAACTCATCATGTTACTGTGGAAG GTATGGTTCCTCCGCCTGTGGTGGTGGTGCATGCCTCCAACCTGTCTGCAGGATCCTGCAACATCACAGTGAACTGCTCTATCCAGGACGACTGGGCGACGTCCCACTGCGACGCAGACGGATGCAAAACGTCCCAGACGTCAACCCACACTTTCAACATCAGCATCTTCACAGAGAAGAGAACTGCTGTCTGCAGAGGAAACAACTATGTCAGCACAAATCATGAAATTGTGAACATAGATGACT GTTTCAGTCATCAGAGGAAACCTCAGAAACACCCCACATCACATCATATACTCATTTTGATCATGGTTTGCTgtttggtctgtgtgtgtgtgctgggtttGGCTCTGAGGTGCTATCACCACCCCCGG AGATCTCCAGCTCCGCCAAAAGAAGGCCAGCCAGTGCAAACACCTTCACAAGAAGAGGCCGAAGTCTCCACGCCTTCTTCCTGCTACGAGAACGCGGGGCAGCCCAGGCCCACTGCCAGCCCCACACAGCAGCCGGGCTCCCTGGAGAGTCCCACGGCCGATACCATCTACGCCTTCCCGAATGTTGCTGCCTCTGCCGGCAAAAGGGACGGCAGGAAAGACACTGGACAGGAGAACACGCCTTCCACTTCACAGTCTGTCACTGTGCATGAGACACAGCGGCCAGAGGTTGACACAGTTTACTGTCTGCTGCAGTTGCCAGGAAAGTGA